A window of Mucilaginibacter paludis DSM 18603 contains these coding sequences:
- a CDS encoding beta-ketoacyl-[acyl-carrier-protein] synthase family protein, producing MADVFVVSDHILSPVGDTTADNFARLKQRVSGIKQHWDKALANEPFYGSLFAQDRFSQSTYTQFEQMLISSIGGALQNTGINPGDSNIGLIISSTKGNISLLETEVHTPALNDRIALHTSGKLVGGYFGFVNQPIVVSNACISGILGMITAMRMIRSGQYETVIVSGADVISKFVLSGFQSFNAISSKPCKPFDAERDGITLGEAAATIILSSNPKYANGIRLMGGATSNDANHISAPSRTGAELNQAITSSLNEAGLTSADISFISAHGTATVYNDEMEAKALTLANLQSTPLNSLKGYYGHTLGAAGLIESIISIECLKENLILPTIGFEHIGVPTPVNVCKELTFAPLKHLIKTASGFGGCNGAIIFSKPD from the coding sequence ATGGCAGACGTTTTTGTCGTTTCCGATCATATCTTATCGCCGGTAGGCGATACCACGGCGGATAACTTTGCCCGTTTGAAACAACGTGTTTCGGGTATTAAACAACATTGGGATAAAGCATTGGCTAATGAGCCGTTTTACGGTTCCCTGTTTGCTCAGGATAGATTTAGCCAGTCAACTTATACTCAATTTGAGCAAATGCTGATATCATCAATTGGCGGCGCATTACAAAATACAGGCATCAATCCGGGTGATAGTAACATCGGGCTCATTATCTCATCCACCAAAGGCAACATCAGCTTGCTGGAAACTGAAGTGCATACGCCAGCTTTAAATGACCGTATTGCCTTACATACTTCAGGTAAATTAGTGGGGGGGTACTTCGGCTTCGTCAATCAGCCTATCGTCGTGTCCAATGCCTGCATTTCAGGAATCCTGGGTATGATAACCGCCATGCGGATGATCCGGTCGGGGCAGTATGAAACGGTAATTGTAAGCGGGGCGGATGTGATCTCGAAGTTCGTTTTATCCGGTTTTCAATCCTTCAACGCCATCAGCTCCAAACCCTGCAAACCTTTTGATGCCGAACGGGATGGTATTACGCTTGGCGAGGCAGCGGCAACTATCATCCTGTCATCCAATCCTAAATATGCAAACGGTATCAGGTTGATGGGAGGAGCCACCAGTAACGATGCCAACCATATCTCGGCGCCATCGCGTACGGGTGCCGAATTGAACCAGGCCATTACCTCATCCTTAAATGAAGCTGGCCTCACATCTGCCGACATCAGTTTTATATCTGCACACGGCACGGCAACCGTTTATAACGACGAGATGGAAGCCAAAGCGTTAACCTTAGCCAATTTACAATCAACACCCCTAAATAGCTTAAAGGGCTATTACGGCCATACCTTAGGTGCGGCAGGATTAATAGAATCCATCATTTCCATTGAGTGCTTAAAAGAGAATTTGATTTTACCTACCATCGGTTTTGAACACATAGGCGTACCTACACCCGTAAACGTTTGTAAGGAATTAACATTTGCGCCTTTAAAGCATCTCATTAAAACAGCTTCGGGTTTTGGTGGTTGTAATGGTGCAATTATTTTTAGTAAACCTGATTAA
- a CDS encoding phenylacetate--CoA ligase family protein has translation MNQGTAFPTTDNFVQIKKLKELLAYLNEKSPFYRQLFDDNQVDITKIQSLEDLAALPITTKEDLQQRNDGFLCVSRDEVIEYASTSGTLGSPVTIALTNNDLNRLAVNEYNSFLCADGSSSDIYQLMLTLDRQFMAGIAYYSGLRKMGAGIIRLGPGVPSLQWETIQRLKPTAIVAVPSFLLKLIQYAHDHHIDLNQSSVKKAICIGENIRNTDFSYNILGKKITDAWDIKLYSTYASTEMQTAFTECSEGNGGHLQPDLLIVELLDDNNQPVEPYVPGEVTITTLGVEGMPLLRYKTGDICMFYNEPCPCGRTSLRLSPIIGRKKQMIKFKGTTLYPPALFDLLNEIEEVLDYVVEVYSNEVGLDEVLLHLLAADQTEASDRKIRANLQARLRVSPGIHYISVSQIQKMQFPEASRKPVKFIDNRV, from the coding sequence ATGAATCAAGGAACAGCTTTTCCGACTACTGATAACTTCGTGCAAATTAAAAAGCTAAAGGAATTGCTGGCCTATCTCAACGAAAAATCGCCCTTTTACAGGCAACTTTTTGATGATAACCAGGTTGATATCACAAAAATTCAATCGCTCGAAGATTTAGCGGCATTACCCATTACTACGAAGGAGGATCTGCAACAGCGTAATGACGGTTTTTTATGCGTTAGCCGCGATGAGGTGATTGAATATGCCTCAACATCAGGAACCTTGGGTAGCCCGGTTACCATAGCGCTAACAAACAACGACCTGAATAGGCTGGCTGTTAACGAATACAATTCTTTTTTGTGTGCCGATGGTTCGTCAAGCGATATTTATCAGCTGATGCTCACGCTCGACAGGCAATTTATGGCAGGAATAGCCTATTATTCGGGTTTGCGCAAAATGGGTGCGGGAATCATCCGTTTGGGGCCCGGCGTTCCATCACTGCAATGGGAAACCATTCAACGACTTAAGCCCACAGCCATTGTAGCTGTACCATCATTCCTGTTAAAATTAATTCAATATGCGCACGATCATCATATCGATCTTAATCAATCATCGGTAAAAAAAGCGATCTGCATTGGCGAGAATATCCGCAATACCGATTTTTCATACAACATACTTGGCAAAAAAATAACGGATGCCTGGGATATTAAGCTCTATTCAACATACGCCTCTACAGAGATGCAAACCGCCTTTACCGAATGCAGCGAGGGGAACGGAGGGCATTTACAGCCGGATTTGCTGATAGTTGAACTATTGGACGATAACAACCAGCCTGTTGAGCCGTACGTTCCGGGTGAAGTGACTATTACCACGTTAGGAGTGGAGGGCATGCCCTTGTTACGTTATAAAACAGGCGACATTTGTATGTTTTATAATGAGCCCTGCCCATGCGGGCGTACCAGTTTACGGCTGTCGCCAATTATTGGCCGTAAAAAACAAATGATTAAATTTAAGGGCACCACGCTTTACCCGCCGGCGCTTTTTGATTTACTGAACGAGATTGAAGAGGTGCTTGATTATGTAGTGGAAGTTTACTCGAACGAAGTGGGTTTGGATGAAGTATTGCTGCATTTGTTAGCTGCCGACCAAACCGAAGCATCCGACCGTAAAATACGTGCCAATTTGCAGGCTCGCTTACGTGTTAGCCCTGGTATTCATTACATTAGTGTTTCGCAAATACAAAAAATGCAGTTTCCCGAAGCCAGCCGCAAACCTGTAAAGTTTATTGATAACAGAGTTTAA
- a CDS encoding transglutaminase-like domain-containing protein → MINNTEIISLIKLLDDPDKEIFDHVHDKLLSYGSDVVEQLEFAFSEAFDAIQQERIANLVHEIQFRDLKNELNLWYHGGAFDLLQGALIVNKYQYPDLDEQKVINYIESIKREIWLQMMNDASPAEQVKLINHVFYNIYGFSGNTANHQDPQNSYLSQVVETHRGNQISLAIIYSIIAQKLDIPIYGINLPQHFILAYIDESQQSDTENGVLFYINTFSKGFIFGRRDVDHFLKQLNLKPERHFYEPCSNVDIIKRVLRNLISAYEKTNAEDKVTELYELLHILDEEVA, encoded by the coding sequence ATGATTAACAACACCGAAATTATTTCGTTGATAAAATTATTGGATGATCCCGATAAGGAGATTTTTGACCATGTGCATGATAAGCTGCTGAGTTATGGTAGTGATGTAGTGGAACAACTGGAGTTTGCCTTCAGTGAAGCTTTCGACGCCATTCAGCAGGAGCGGATAGCCAACCTGGTGCACGAAATTCAGTTCCGCGATTTAAAAAACGAACTCAACCTGTGGTATCATGGTGGTGCTTTCGATCTTTTGCAGGGGGCACTCATTGTTAACAAATACCAGTACCCCGACCTGGATGAGCAAAAGGTGATCAATTATATCGAATCCATCAAACGCGAAATATGGTTGCAAATGATGAACGATGCCAGCCCTGCAGAGCAGGTAAAATTGATTAACCACGTTTTTTATAATATTTACGGTTTCAGCGGTAATACTGCCAATCACCAGGATCCGCAAAATTCGTACCTGAGCCAGGTTGTTGAAACGCATCGTGGCAACCAGATTTCGCTGGCCATCATTTACTCCATCATCGCCCAAAAGCTGGATATCCCTATCTACGGTATCAATTTGCCACAACATTTTATACTGGCTTATATTGATGAGTCACAACAAAGCGATACTGAAAATGGCGTGCTGTTTTACATCAATACGTTTAGTAAGGGTTTTATTTTTGGCCGCAGGGATGTTGACCACTTTTTAAAGCAACTCAACCTGAAGCCTGAACGGCACTTTTACGAACCATGCAGTAACGTCGATATAATTAAACGTGTGTTGCGCAATTTGATTAGCGCCTACGAAAAAACCAATGCCGAAGATAAAGTGACCGAATTATACGAACTGCTTCATATTTTAGATGAAGAAGTAGCCTAA
- a CDS encoding HAL/PAL/TAL family ammonia-lyase: protein MISLGQHVLSLTDFSDIVFKRKSVDLPESALDKVAINFKFLQQFSSNKLIYGINTGFGPMAQYKVSEDNLLQLQYNLIRSHSSGNGALLNPLLVKALMVARLNSMMQAYSGVHNDVVELLAKLINQNVTPCIYEHGGVGASGDLVQLAHLGLVLIGEGEVIYEDAIHPTSDVFNKLGIKPLAIHVREGLAIINGTSAMTGIGMVNVIQAQKLLGWAAMLSALTNEVVEAYDDHFSHELNIVKHHKGQNKVAAMLRDILKDSQMIRNRSEHLYQADNIGHDVFEDKVQEYYSLRCVTQVLGPIYDTIVQAENVLVNELNSVNDNPVIDHINQNVFHGGNFHGDYVSLEMDKLKIAITKLSMLSERQLNYLMNDKLNKKFPPFLNLGILGLNFGMQGMQFTATSTVAENQTLSFPMYVHSIPNNNDNQDIVSMGCNAALLTRKVIDNAFAVLSIQLMTLLQAVDYLNCQSKLSTQTLSLYTEMRAIFPKFIEDQPKYKDLENVKNFLEVTDPSVSFN from the coding sequence ATGATATCTCTTGGACAGCATGTCCTTTCTTTAACCGATTTTTCTGACATTGTTTTCAAAAGAAAATCTGTTGATCTGCCCGAATCAGCTTTAGATAAAGTTGCAATCAATTTTAAATTTCTGCAACAATTTTCGTCCAATAAACTAATCTACGGTATTAATACCGGTTTTGGCCCCATGGCACAATACAAGGTTAGCGAAGATAACTTATTGCAACTGCAATATAACCTGATCCGCAGTCACAGTTCTGGTAACGGTGCGTTGCTGAATCCGCTTTTGGTAAAAGCCTTGATGGTGGCCCGTTTAAACAGCATGATGCAGGCTTACTCTGGCGTACATAACGATGTTGTTGAACTTTTGGCCAAACTGATTAACCAAAATGTAACGCCCTGCATTTACGAACACGGCGGCGTAGGCGCCAGCGGCGATTTGGTGCAACTGGCACATCTGGGTTTGGTGTTGATTGGCGAGGGGGAAGTGATTTATGAAGATGCTATCCACCCAACCAGTGACGTTTTTAACAAGTTAGGTATAAAACCGCTTGCCATACACGTTCGCGAAGGTCTGGCTATTATTAACGGAACTTCGGCCATGACAGGGATAGGCATGGTTAACGTGATCCAGGCGCAAAAACTGCTCGGTTGGGCGGCCATGCTCTCTGCTTTAACCAACGAAGTGGTGGAAGCTTATGACGATCACTTTTCGCACGAACTCAATATTGTAAAACACCATAAAGGGCAAAACAAAGTAGCCGCCATGTTACGCGATATTTTGAAAGATAGTCAAATGATCCGCAACCGGTCGGAACATTTGTACCAAGCCGATAACATTGGCCACGATGTTTTTGAAGATAAAGTGCAGGAGTATTACTCATTGCGTTGCGTAACCCAGGTATTGGGCCCCATATACGATACCATCGTTCAGGCAGAAAATGTTTTGGTAAACGAGTTGAACTCCGTGAACGATAACCCGGTGATTGATCACATCAACCAGAATGTTTTTCACGGCGGCAATTTCCACGGGGATTATGTATCGCTCGAGATGGATAAATTGAAGATCGCTATCACCAAGCTTTCCATGTTATCCGAAAGGCAGCTCAATTATTTGATGAACGATAAGCTGAATAAAAAGTTCCCTCCGTTTTTAAATCTTGGTATTTTGGGTTTAAATTTTGGTATGCAGGGTATGCAGTTTACCGCTACATCAACCGTGGCCGAAAATCAAACCTTATCGTTCCCGATGTATGTACACAGTATCCCTAACAATAACGATAATCAGGATATTGTAAGCATGGGATGCAATGCCGCTTTATTAACCCGGAAGGTAATTGACAATGCCTTTGCCGTTTTGAGTATCCAGCTCATGACGCTCTTGCAGGCTGTTGATTACTTAAACTGCCAATCCAAATTATCCACGCAAACCTTGAGTTTGTATACTGAGATGAGGGCGATATTTCCTAAATTTATTGAAGATCAGCCCAAATATAAAGATCTGGAGAATGTGAAGAATTTCCTTGAAGTAACAGACCCATCGGTTTCATTTAATTGA
- a CDS encoding O-methyltransferase, translating into MTISFIKDYLKHRITAKNRHGLHSPFVYRLLDEVIYDFRATPVYDEIEDKKSRLLPNSRRRGNTRKVDQLLYRLARHFQPHNVVEIGTGMGISKRYLSKAAPSAQLISLEHDGSLRHATAKLGTVDFAFINYYSPADLFNCFELLLPKMGPDSLLVICNIYGSPLAKQNWQHVKQHYSVTATVDLFWLQLVFFREGMAKEHFKLKF; encoded by the coding sequence ATGACTATCAGCTTTATTAAGGATTACCTGAAGCACCGCATCACCGCCAAAAACCGGCATGGACTGCATTCGCCTTTTGTTTACCGGCTGCTTGACGAAGTTATTTACGATTTTCGTGCCACTCCCGTTTATGATGAAATTGAGGACAAAAAGAGTAGATTGCTGCCAAATAGTCGCAGGCGGGGCAATACCCGTAAGGTAGATCAGTTGCTTTACCGCCTGGCCAGGCATTTTCAACCACACAATGTGGTTGAAATAGGCACAGGTATGGGCATTAGCAAGCGTTACCTGAGCAAAGCAGCGCCATCTGCTCAATTGATAAGCCTGGAGCATGATGGCTCGCTACGCCACGCCACCGCAAAACTCGGAACGGTTGATTTCGCCTTCATCAATTACTATTCTCCGGCCGACTTGTTCAATTGTTTTGAACTGTTACTACCCAAAATGGGACCGGACAGTTTATTGGTGATCTGCAATATTTATGGTTCGCCTTTGGCTAAACAAAACTGGCAGCACGTTAAGCAACATTATAGCGTTACAGCTACGGTTGATTTATTTTGGCTGCAACTGGTTTTTTTTAGAGAAGGCATGGCCAAAGAACATTTCAAGTTGAAGTTTTAG
- the fabG gene encoding 3-oxoacyl-ACP reductase FabG: MKCALVTGGSRGIGRAVCIRLADMGYHVVVNYKSNETEAQATLSQINANGGSGELLQFDVSDKDQIKNTLGGWISGNADKHIEILVNNAGIKDDSLMLWMKDEQWDSVVKTSLDSFFYVTRLVLEDMLLQRYGRVINVVSLSGLKGLPGQTNYSAAKAGVIGASKALAQEVGRQGVTVNCIAPGFIKTDMTEGLDERELRKLIPVNRFGTSEEVAHAVGFLASADAAYITGQVLSVNGGLYS; this comes from the coding sequence ATGAAGTGTGCTTTAGTTACAGGTGGATCAAGGGGAATAGGAAGAGCGGTTTGCATCAGGTTAGCCGATATGGGATACCATGTAGTGGTGAATTACAAAAGTAACGAAACAGAGGCCCAGGCCACGCTTTCGCAAATCAACGCAAATGGCGGATCGGGAGAGTTATTGCAATTCGATGTCTCTGATAAAGATCAGATTAAAAATACATTGGGTGGTTGGATATCCGGTAATGCGGATAAACACATTGAAATACTCGTTAACAACGCGGGCATTAAAGATGATAGCCTGATGCTCTGGATGAAGGATGAGCAATGGGACAGCGTAGTAAAAACCAGCCTTGATAGCTTTTTTTATGTTACACGCCTTGTGCTCGAGGATATGCTGCTGCAACGTTATGGACGCGTAATCAACGTGGTTTCGCTTTCAGGTTTAAAAGGTTTACCGGGCCAAACCAACTATTCGGCGGCGAAGGCCGGCGTAATTGGTGCCAGTAAGGCCTTAGCTCAGGAAGTGGGCCGACAAGGCGTAACCGTAAATTGCATAGCGCCGGGATTTATTAAAACCGACATGACCGAAGGCCTGGATGAACGTGAATTGAGAAAACTGATTCCTGTAAACCGTTTCGGCACGAGCGAAGAGGTGGCACACGCCGTGGGCTTTTTAGCATCTGCGGATGCTGCATATATTACCGGGCAGGTGTTGTCTGTTAATGGTGGCTTGTATTCGTAA
- a CDS encoding BamA/TamA family outer membrane protein, whose protein sequence is MKKILCLVLLLSGANAVNAQSRLFPKFIRRLIFEKDSSRRSSFIPLPVLSSAPETGIEAGLSGLYSFYTDTADRNTRVSNVFVYGTLTTKGQSRVNISTSYWLPKNAFHFTAGVGYINFPTNFYGIGSSTRKADAERIEQKRLRITLTGEKQFGKNIYLGFVSGAYNYQFKGADKSGIFETDPAVENPGGGAYVYLGPSFIFDNRNNNTYTTSGILLTSNYSFNKGMMSNNNYSGGVFSIEYSQYFSLSKHLVLGLDVYDNSLVGSQSPFYLMPALGSDELMRGYYNGRYRDRNYTAGQFELRYRINDRFGVVGFAGTGTVYHSTLDLNQLKPNYGGGFRYFFDVEKGLSVRLDYGIGEKRPGEERQSGFYIGLGEAF, encoded by the coding sequence ATGAAAAAAATCCTCTGCCTTGTACTATTACTATCCGGCGCCAATGCTGTAAATGCCCAGTCGAGGCTTTTTCCTAAATTTATCCGCAGATTAATTTTTGAGAAAGACAGCAGTCGACGAAGCAGTTTTATACCCTTGCCTGTTTTAAGTTCGGCCCCCGAAACGGGTATAGAAGCCGGCTTATCCGGATTATATTCTTTTTATACCGATACTGCCGACCGTAATACGCGCGTATCAAATGTTTTTGTTTATGGCACCCTCACTACCAAAGGGCAAAGCAGGGTAAACATCAGCACCAGCTACTGGCTGCCTAAAAATGCTTTTCATTTTACCGCTGGTGTAGGGTATATTAACTTCCCTACCAATTTTTATGGTATCGGTAGCTCAACCCGTAAAGCAGACGCCGAACGTATTGAACAAAAGCGACTGAGAATTACGCTCACTGGCGAAAAGCAATTCGGTAAAAATATTTATCTGGGTTTTGTTTCCGGCGCTTATAATTACCAATTTAAGGGCGCTGACAAGTCTGGGATATTTGAAACGGACCCCGCTGTAGAAAACCCCGGCGGTGGGGCCTACGTGTATTTGGGCCCCAGTTTTATTTTCGATAATCGCAATAACAATACTTATACTACAAGCGGTATCTTGCTAACCAGCAACTACAGTTTTAACAAGGGTATGATGAGTAATAATAACTATAGTGGCGGTGTGTTTTCTATCGAGTATAGCCAGTACTTCAGCCTAAGCAAGCACCTGGTTTTAGGTCTGGATGTTTATGACAATAGCCTTGTGGGATCACAATCTCCTTTTTACCTGATGCCTGCCTTAGGATCGGACGAATTGATGCGGGGTTATTACAACGGACGTTATCGCGATCGTAACTATACCGCCGGACAGTTTGAATTGCGCTACCGTATTAACGACCGATTTGGCGTAGTAGGTTTTGCAGGTACAGGTACGGTATATCATTCAACTTTAGATCTGAACCAACTCAAGCCCAATTACGGTGGGGGCTTTCGCTACTTTTTCGACGTAGAGAAAGGACTTAGTGTAAGGCTGGATTACGGAATAGGCGAAAAAAGGCCGGGAGAGGAGCGGCAAAGCGGGTTTTATATAGGGTTAGGAGAGGCTTTTTAA
- a CDS encoding beta-hydroxyacyl-ACP dehydratase, whose translation MLQKDIHTLIPQKMPFVMVDSLLSVSQDGAQTNFRVTEENVLVENGHFTEAGLMENIAQTAAARAGYTALAENRPVEVGYIGAVKNLEIFNLPMIGDELITEIKIENQIFDVTVISGKVMCKDKVMAMCEMKIFINK comes from the coding sequence ATGCTTCAAAAAGATATTCATACCCTCATCCCGCAAAAAATGCCATTTGTTATGGTGGATAGTTTGCTGAGTGTAAGCCAGGATGGAGCACAAACCAATTTCAGGGTGACCGAAGAGAACGTGTTAGTAGAGAACGGTCATTTTACCGAAGCCGGGCTCATGGAAAACATTGCTCAAACTGCCGCGGCCAGGGCAGGGTATACAGCTTTAGCAGAAAACAGGCCTGTTGAGGTTGGCTACATTGGCGCGGTTAAAAATTTAGAAATATTTAATCTGCCGATGATAGGTGACGAATTAATTACCGAAATAAAAATAGAAAACCAAATTTTCGATGTAACCGTAATTTCGGGTAAGGTAATGTGTAAGGATAAAGTGATGGCAATGTGCGAAATGAAAATCTTTATCAATAAATAA